A section of the Flavobacteriales bacterium genome encodes:
- a CDS encoding RNA methyltransferase, with protein sequence MDDHDLLDRLGAFITPHKRALFDRLAPQRTRHVTVVLEDLHQAHNASAVLRTCDLLGIQDVHAIESRNRFTANKEIALGSDKWTTVHRYGGPEGAMQCITALRERGHRIVATTPHAEAWTPENVPIDRPIAFCFGTELQGLSDELIAACDGALRIPMHGFTESYNISVSAGIVLYTVMQRLRASTVPWRLDERAMGALKLQWTRAALHDAQAIEERLRGDAAHGPSSF encoded by the coding sequence ATGGACGATCACGACCTGCTCGACCGGCTCGGCGCCTTCATCACTCCGCACAAGCGTGCGTTGTTCGACCGCCTGGCCCCGCAGCGCACCCGGCACGTGACCGTGGTGCTGGAGGACCTGCACCAGGCCCACAACGCCAGCGCCGTGCTGCGCACCTGCGACCTGCTCGGCATCCAGGACGTGCACGCCATCGAGTCGCGCAACCGGTTCACCGCGAACAAGGAGATCGCCCTGGGCAGCGACAAATGGACCACGGTGCACCGCTACGGTGGCCCGGAGGGCGCCATGCAGTGCATCACCGCCCTGCGCGAACGCGGCCATCGCATCGTGGCCACCACCCCGCACGCCGAGGCCTGGACCCCTGAGAACGTGCCCATCGACCGGCCCATCGCCTTCTGCTTCGGCACCGAGCTCCAGGGGCTGAGCGATGAGCTCATCGCGGCCTGCGACGGGGCGCTCCGCATCCCCATGCACGGCTTCACGGAGAGCTACAACATCTCGGTGTCCGCCGGGATCGTGCTGTACACCGTGATGCAGCGGCTGCGGGCGAGCACCGTGCCGTGGCGGCTGGATGAGCGGGCCATGGGTGCGCTGAAGCTGCAGTGGACCCGCGCAGCGCTGCATGATGCGCAGGCCATCGAGGAACGGCTGCGCGGCGATGCCGCCCACGGACCGTCGTCATTCTGA
- a CDS encoding branched-chain amino acid aminotransferase — protein MITTGQKIAIHRTERSRLPETDLAHVKFGRVFSDHMFVMDYQDGRWQDARITPFADLVMSPAALVLHYSQTIFEGLKAYRTPEGGVQLFRPQANIARMNHSAHRMCMPQLPEELFLEALVELVRLDRGWLPTDKEGSLYIRPFMFASDEYIGVKPSDTYTFIIFTCPVQAYYQEPVRVKIETTYSRAFPGGTGETKCGGNYAGGLYPAKLGQDKGFHQLVWTDGLTHQYIEESGTMNVFFNIDGTLVTPSLDGTILKGVTRDSILRIARDQGVPVDERRVSVEEVVSAARAGKLRSAFGAGTAATIAHIATIAHGDEVFELPIVEERTVANDIGRTLDDIRRGRVSDPYGWMVPVA, from the coding sequence ATGATCACTACCGGGCAAAAGATAGCCATCCACCGCACCGAGCGCTCACGGCTGCCGGAGACCGACCTGGCCCACGTGAAGTTCGGTCGCGTGTTCAGCGACCACATGTTCGTGATGGACTACCAGGACGGTCGCTGGCAGGATGCGCGCATCACCCCCTTCGCCGACCTGGTGATGAGCCCGGCCGCATTGGTGCTGCACTACAGCCAGACCATCTTCGAGGGGCTCAAGGCGTACAGGACGCCCGAGGGCGGTGTCCAACTCTTCCGCCCGCAGGCCAACATCGCGCGCATGAACCACAGTGCGCATCGCATGTGCATGCCGCAGCTGCCCGAGGAGCTCTTCCTGGAGGCGCTCGTGGAACTGGTGCGGCTGGACCGTGGCTGGCTGCCCACGGACAAGGAGGGTTCGCTCTACATCCGTCCCTTCATGTTCGCCAGCGACGAGTACATCGGGGTGAAGCCGAGCGACACCTACACGTTCATCATCTTCACCTGCCCGGTGCAGGCCTATTACCAGGAACCCGTGCGGGTGAAGATCGAGACCACGTACAGCAGGGCCTTCCCGGGCGGAACGGGCGAAACGAAGTGCGGCGGCAACTACGCCGGTGGCCTCTATCCCGCCAAGCTGGGCCAGGACAAGGGATTCCACCAGCTGGTGTGGACCGACGGGCTCACCCACCAGTACATCGAGGAGAGCGGCACGATGAACGTGTTCTTCAACATCGATGGCACACTGGTGACGCCTTCACTGGACGGCACGATCCTGAAGGGCGTCACGCGGGACAGCATCCTGCGCATCGCGCGCGATCAGGGCGTGCCGGTGGACGAGCGGCGCGTGAGCGTGGAGGAGGTGGTCTCAGCGGCGCGCGCCGGCAAACTGCGGTCGGCCTTCGGGGCCGGCACCGCGGCCACCATCGCGCACATCGCCACCATCGCGCACGGCGACGAGGTGTTCGAACTGCCCATCGTGGAGGAGCGCACCGTGGCCAACGACATCGGCCGCACGCTTGATGACATCCGCCGCGGCCGCGTGAGCGACCCCTACGGCTGGATGGTGCCCGTGGCGTAG
- a CDS encoding aminotransferase class IV, with amino-acid sequence MERFVDLNGELLPADRPVITLENRAFHYGDGLFESIRVVNGRPRFLDAHWARLVEGCKLLRIDLPPGLDRDALERAIVRLVERNAAPSARCRLTLFRDAQGHYRPDGHRGGYAIEVTPMTEATYTLNERGLMVDIYPDMRKPVNALAVHKTLNCQYYVMASLWSEARGLDDCLLQNDRGNIIESSTGNLFIVSNGVLYTPSLADGCLGGVMRMQVINLALANGIKVYECSLNPQNLLAADELFFTNAVRGVQWVATYRTKRYMHRTAQLVIDLLSRSVLN; translated from the coding sequence ATGGAACGCTTCGTCGACCTCAACGGGGAGCTGCTGCCGGCGGACCGGCCGGTGATCACGCTGGAGAACCGGGCCTTCCACTATGGTGACGGCCTCTTCGAGAGCATCCGCGTGGTGAACGGTCGCCCGCGGTTCCTTGATGCGCACTGGGCGCGGCTGGTGGAGGGATGCAAGCTGCTGCGCATCGACCTGCCCCCCGGGCTCGACCGTGATGCCCTGGAGCGTGCCATCGTCCGGTTGGTCGAGCGCAACGCCGCGCCGAGCGCCCGCTGCCGGCTCACCCTCTTCCGCGATGCGCAGGGTCATTACCGCCCGGACGGGCATCGGGGCGGGTACGCGATCGAGGTGACCCCGATGACCGAAGCGACGTACACGCTGAACGAGCGCGGGCTGATGGTGGACATCTACCCCGACATGCGCAAGCCGGTGAACGCACTGGCCGTGCACAAGACCTTGAACTGCCAGTACTACGTGATGGCCTCCCTGTGGAGCGAGGCGCGCGGGCTGGACGACTGCCTGCTGCAGAACGACCGGGGCAACATCATCGAGAGCAGCACCGGCAATCTCTTCATCGTGAGCAACGGGGTGCTGTACACACCGTCGCTGGCGGACGGCTGCCTGGGTGGGGTGATGCGGATGCAGGTGATCAACCTGGCGCTCGCGAACGGCATCAAGGTGTACGAGTGCTCGCTGAACCCGCAGAACCTGCTGGCGGCCGATGAGCTGTTCTTCACCAACGCCGTGCGCGGGGTCCAGTGGGTGGCCACCTACCGCACCAAGCGGTACATGCACCGCACGGCACAGCTGGTGATCGACCTGCTGTCGCGCAGCGTGCTCAATTGA
- a CDS encoding rhomboid family intramembrane serine protease, translated as MSATVVILALTVLVSVLAFRDRRLFDALAFEPFVVHARNDLHRFVTHAVVHADWPHLFVNMYVLYGFGPFVEGYLSGLTPLPGTWSFVILYVTAAVVACVPGYGRHRHDPRYRAVGASGAVSAVLFAHILILPTAEVGLFLLPFGLPSAVFGALYLIYEGTMHRRGGDHVAHDAHLMGALHGVLFVVVLRPALVPAFFRSLTDLLPG; from the coding sequence ATGTCCGCAACGGTGGTCATCCTGGCCCTCACCGTGCTGGTGTCCGTCCTGGCGTTCCGCGACCGGCGCCTGTTCGATGCGCTGGCCTTCGAACCCTTCGTGGTGCATGCCCGGAACGACCTCCATCGGTTCGTGACCCACGCCGTGGTGCATGCCGACTGGCCGCACCTCTTCGTCAATATGTACGTGCTGTACGGCTTCGGGCCGTTCGTGGAGGGCTACCTGTCCGGGCTCACCCCGCTCCCCGGCACCTGGTCGTTCGTCATCCTCTACGTCACGGCCGCCGTGGTGGCCTGCGTGCCGGGCTATGGACGGCACAGGCACGATCCGCGGTACCGTGCGGTGGGGGCCAGTGGTGCGGTGTCCGCCGTGCTCTTCGCTCACATCCTCATCCTGCCCACGGCGGAGGTGGGCCTGTTCCTGCTGCCGTTCGGTCTGCCATCGGCCGTGTTCGGTGCGCTCTACCTCATCTATGAAGGGACCATGCACCGCCGTGGTGGGGATCATGTGGCGCACGATGCCCACCTGATGGGGGCGCTGCATGGTGTGCTCTTCGTGGTGGTGCTGCGACCGGCCCTGGTGCCGGCCTTCTTCCGTTCGCTCACCGACCTGCTCCCCGGATGA
- a CDS encoding RecQ family ATP-dependent DNA helicase, protein MRPNVTIAPGGLPASGVLPVTPDPRELLQRHWGHHAFRPMQEEVIRSVLDGRDTLALLPTGGGKSLCYQLPALALGGLTIVVSPLIALMRDQVDQARRRGIAAMAVMSCMAGYEIDNALEDAALGRLRLLYVSPERLGTDAFRGRLPRMPVHLIAVDEAHCIAQWGYDFRPAYMRIPELRAVFPQAPVVALTATATPAVVDDIQHRLGFRAPNVLRSPFHRPELTFWCSRGEDKLTRLHRIVDHVPGSGIVYMRDRRGTVELAGVLQRMGVTAGAYHAGLPHTERERVQRDWQEGRLRYVAATNAFGMGIDKGDVRTVVHLSPPPDLESYYQEAGRAGRDGRPSYAFLLVDDADDRRLRERVEGGFPTTAEVRRTYQAFADTHRIALGSGLHESYTLDLRDLARRSGLKPATALGALKALELNDDLVLSEGVHTPSRVLLTCGPSTVHGLRLNDARLGPLLEALLRLYGGLFEAPAMIEEERVAQVLSSSTTAVREGLRELQRLEVLRYSPRTDDPLVTLMTPRRDAQRLTLDPEALDLRLHRALERVEAMAAYFAAEAGCREATLLSYFGEGTTAPCGRCDRCRSRCGADATSPVDGPDAELLRWEQDQR, encoded by the coding sequence GTGCGTCCAAATGTAACCATCGCCCCCGGTGGACTTCCCGCATCGGGCGTGCTTCCTGTAACGCCCGACCCCCGCGAACTGTTGCAGCGGCATTGGGGCCATCACGCCTTCCGCCCCATGCAGGAGGAGGTGATCCGCTCGGTGCTGGACGGCCGCGACACGCTGGCACTGCTGCCCACGGGAGGTGGCAAGAGCCTCTGTTACCAACTACCGGCCCTCGCCCTCGGGGGGCTCACCATCGTCGTCAGCCCGCTCATCGCCCTGATGCGGGACCAGGTGGACCAGGCCCGCCGGCGCGGCATCGCCGCCATGGCCGTGATGAGCTGCATGGCCGGATACGAGATCGACAATGCGCTGGAGGATGCGGCGCTGGGGCGGCTGCGCCTGCTCTATGTGTCGCCCGAACGCCTCGGCACCGACGCCTTCCGCGGCCGCCTGCCCCGCATGCCCGTCCACCTGATCGCCGTGGACGAGGCGCACTGCATCGCCCAATGGGGCTACGACTTCCGTCCGGCCTACATGCGGATCCCCGAGCTGCGCGCCGTGTTCCCTCAGGCGCCCGTGGTGGCCCTCACCGCCACCGCCACTCCGGCCGTGGTGGACGACATCCAACACCGCCTGGGCTTCCGCGCGCCGAACGTGCTGCGCTCTCCTTTCCACAGGCCCGAGCTCACCTTCTGGTGCAGCCGCGGCGAGGACAAGCTCACGCGCCTCCACCGCATCGTGGACCATGTGCCCGGCAGCGGCATCGTGTACATGCGCGACCGGCGCGGAACAGTTGAGCTGGCGGGCGTGCTGCAGCGCATGGGCGTCACCGCCGGGGCCTACCATGCCGGGCTTCCGCACACCGAACGGGAGCGCGTGCAACGCGACTGGCAGGAAGGCCGCCTTCGCTACGTGGCCGCCACCAATGCCTTCGGCATGGGCATCGACAAGGGCGATGTGCGCACGGTGGTGCACCTGTCCCCGCCACCCGACCTGGAGAGCTACTACCAGGAGGCCGGTCGCGCGGGCCGCGATGGACGGCCCTCGTACGCCTTCCTGCTGGTGGACGACGCCGACGACCGCCGCCTGCGTGAACGCGTGGAAGGCGGCTTCCCGACCACGGCCGAGGTGCGCCGCACCTACCAGGCCTTCGCCGACACGCACCGCATCGCCCTGGGCAGCGGGTTGCACGAATCGTACACCCTCGACCTGCGCGACCTCGCCCGGCGCAGCGGCCTGAAGCCTGCCACCGCCCTCGGGGCGTTGAAGGCCCTGGAGCTGAACGACGACCTCGTCCTCAGCGAAGGCGTGCACACCCCGTCGCGCGTGCTGCTCACCTGCGGTCCGTCCACGGTGCACGGCCTGCGGTTGAACGACGCGCGCCTCGGTCCGCTGCTGGAAGCGCTGCTGCGCCTCTACGGTGGCCTGTTCGAGGCGCCGGCGATGATCGAGGAGGAACGTGTGGCCCAGGTGCTCTCGTCCTCCACCACCGCGGTGCGCGAGGGCCTGCGCGAGCTCCAACGCCTTGAGGTGCTGCGGTATTCGCCGCGCACCGACGATCCGCTGGTGACCTTGATGACACCGCGTCGCGATGCGCAACGCCTGACCTTGGATCCGGAGGCGCTCGATCTGCGCCTGCACCGCGCGCTGGAGCGCGTCGAGGCCATGGCCGCCTACTTCGCTGCCGAGGCCGGGTGTCGCGAGGCGACGCTGCTCTCCTACTTCGGCGAAGGGACCACCGCGCCCTGTGGACGGTGCGACCGATGCCGCAGCCGGTGCGGTGCCGATGCCACCAGCCCGGTGGACGGCCCGGATGCGGAACTGCTGCGCTGGGAGCAGGACCAGCGGTGA
- a CDS encoding 30S ribosomal protein THX: MGKGDIRSKKGKRRAGSHGKSRPSKRKVRATERAKATTSKSTAASPAKKAAKKAAPKKAAAKKAAPKKAAAKKAAPKK; the protein is encoded by the coding sequence ATGGGCAAAGGCGACATCCGATCCAAGAAAGGCAAACGGCGGGCAGGCAGCCACGGCAAGAGCCGGCCGAGCAAGCGCAAGGTGCGCGCGACCGAGCGTGCGAAGGCCACCACGTCCAAGAGCACGGCGGCAAGCCCCGCCAAGAAGGCCGCCAAGAAGGCGGCACCGAAGAAAGCCGCCGCCAAGAAAGCCGCGCCCAAGAAGGCCGCCGCCAAGAAGGCCGCGCCCAAGAAGTGA
- a CDS encoding HAD family hydrolase — protein MNLRTALFLDRDGVVNRERGEHTWRPEDFEVLPDVAEVVAAFNRKGWAVVIVSNQSGIGLGLYTPADVERLHRYLHDHLLQHGARVDDILYCPHHPSKGRCLCRKPSGLLMERAIALHGIDPVGSVMVGDRERDIEAAASVGVRGLLIPSNSGLARALQHAGIG, from the coding sequence ATGAACCTGCGGACCGCCCTCTTCCTGGACCGTGACGGTGTGGTGAACCGCGAGCGCGGAGAGCACACCTGGCGGCCGGAGGACTTCGAGGTGCTGCCCGATGTGGCGGAGGTGGTGGCCGCCTTCAACCGCAAGGGCTGGGCGGTGGTGATCGTGAGCAACCAGAGCGGCATCGGCCTCGGCCTGTACACCCCGGCCGATGTGGAGCGCCTGCATCGCTATCTTCACGACCACCTCCTCCAGCACGGGGCCCGCGTGGACGACATCCTCTATTGCCCTCATCATCCCTCGAAGGGACGCTGCCTCTGCCGCAAGCCGTCGGGCCTGCTGATGGAGCGCGCCATCGCATTGCACGGCATCGACCCCGTGGGTTCGGTGATGGTGGGCGACCGGGAGCGGGACATCGAGGCCGCCGCCTCGGTGGGGGTGCGCGGCCTGTTGATCCCCTCCAATTCGGGCCTTGCCAGGGCCCTGCAACACGCCGGCATCGGTTGA
- a CDS encoding YqgE/AlgH family protein, protein MGRDLLDLDPESTVAPARGRLLISEPYLPDPYFRRTVVLLCEHNAEGSFGFVLNRHLDMDIGDLMENMPPIHTRVSIGGPVQSGNLYYLHTFGARVEGSLEVIDGVHMGGDFDQLRALLTTDPRLSRHVRFFVGYSGWGEQQLEKELGQRSWIVARATKRHVMNTQVKDLWGDSLRAMGKAFAPLANFPEDPALN, encoded by the coding sequence ATGGGCAGGGACCTCCTCGATCTCGATCCGGAGAGCACGGTGGCACCGGCGCGCGGCCGCCTGCTGATCAGCGAACCCTACCTGCCGGACCCCTATTTCCGGCGGACGGTGGTGCTGCTCTGCGAGCACAACGCCGAGGGCTCCTTCGGCTTCGTGCTCAACCGCCACCTCGACATGGACATCGGCGACCTGATGGAGAACATGCCGCCGATCCACACCCGCGTCAGCATCGGTGGCCCGGTGCAGAGCGGCAACCTCTACTACCTGCACACCTTCGGCGCCCGGGTGGAGGGCAGCCTGGAGGTGATCGACGGTGTTCACATGGGCGGCGACTTCGACCAGTTGCGCGCCCTGCTCACCACCGACCCGCGGCTCTCGCGCCACGTGCGCTTCTTCGTGGGCTATTCCGGCTGGGGCGAGCAGCAATTGGAGAAGGAGCTCGGCCAGCGATCATGGATCGTGGCGAGGGCCACCAAGCGGCATGTGATGAACACCCAGGTGAAGGACCTGTGGGGCGATTCGCTGCGGGCCATGGGAAAGGCCTTCGCTCCGCTGGCCAACTTCCCGGAGGACCCGGCGCTCAATTGA
- a CDS encoding histidine phosphatase family protein, translating to MRTLLLTRHAKSSWDDPRQSDFDRPLNARGERDAPAMAERFVRRGLPPPLLVSSTARRAWQTAQAFASALAIPERDIVPVPKAYHAVEDTLLDIVHALPDSATTVMLFGHNPGISGFAYVLCRATGEMATCHTVCLGLDVQRWADVGRGAGRLLWEDFPKLH from the coding sequence ATGCGCACGCTCCTGCTCACCCGCCACGCCAAGAGCAGCTGGGACGATCCACGGCAGAGCGACTTCGACCGACCGCTGAACGCGCGTGGTGAACGCGACGCGCCGGCGATGGCGGAGCGCTTCGTGCGACGTGGCCTTCCTCCACCCCTGCTGGTGAGCAGCACCGCACGCCGCGCCTGGCAGACCGCGCAGGCCTTCGCTTCGGCGCTCGCCATCCCGGAGCGGGACATCGTGCCCGTGCCCAAGGCCTACCATGCGGTGGAGGACACGCTGCTGGACATCGTGCATGCGCTTCCCGACAGTGCCACCACCGTGATGCTCTTCGGCCACAACCCCGGCATCAGTGGCTTCGCGTACGTCCTATGCCGCGCCACCGGCGAGATGGCCACCTGCCACACGGTGTGCCTGGGACTGGACGTGCAGCGGTGGGCCGACGTGGGCCGCGGAGCGGGCCGTCTGCTTTGGGAGGACTTTCCGAAGCTGCACTGA
- a CDS encoding HU family DNA-binding protein has translation MGLNKAELIESIAAEAKISKADAKRALDAFVNNTTKALKKGDRVALVGFGTFSISKRAARKGRNPQTGKEIKIAAKKVVKFKAGADLSNKVK, from the coding sequence ATGGGACTGAACAAAGCTGAACTGATCGAGTCGATCGCCGCTGAAGCGAAGATCTCCAAGGCTGACGCCAAGCGCGCCCTGGATGCCTTCGTGAACAACACCACCAAGGCCCTGAAGAAGGGTGATCGCGTGGCCCTCGTGGGCTTCGGGACGTTCTCCATCTCCAAGCGCGCTGCTCGCAAGGGCCGCAACCCGCAGACGGGCAAGGAGATCAAGATCGCGGCCAAGAAGGTCGTGAAGTTCAAGGCCGGTGCCGACCTCTCCAACAAGGTGAAGTAA
- a CDS encoding nuclear transport factor 2 family protein — protein MNTIPMRHLVLALPLWLVGCSAEPKDFHDMEVRAAVTKVMAEQEEAWDRGDIRGFMTGYAEGACFITAKERTCGREAVTRRYLERYTDKAAMGDLHFGISEVLAVGPEHAWCTGTWSLFRSADTLSGGFSLLWQQGPQGWRVIRDHTY, from the coding sequence ATGAACACCATCCCGATGCGTCATCTGGTGCTCGCCCTCCCGCTGTGGCTTGTGGGCTGTTCGGCGGAGCCCAAGGACTTCCACGACATGGAGGTGCGGGCGGCCGTGACCAAGGTGATGGCGGAACAGGAGGAAGCGTGGGACCGGGGCGACATCCGCGGCTTCATGACCGGGTATGCGGAAGGGGCCTGCTTCATCACGGCGAAGGAGCGCACGTGCGGGCGGGAGGCGGTGACCCGGCGCTACCTGGAGCGGTACACCGACAAGGCCGCGATGGGCGACCTGCACTTCGGCATCTCCGAGGTGCTGGCAGTGGGCCCTGAGCACGCGTGGTGCACCGGCACCTGGAGCCTGTTCCGGTCCGCCGACACCTTGAGCGGGGGCTTCAGCCTGCTGTGGCAGCAGGGCCCCCAAGGATGGCGGGTGATCCGCGACCACACGTACTGA
- the pdxH gene encoding pyridoxamine 5'-phosphate oxidase, with product MERERSVDHRIDYSKAVLLESEAGDDPFALFGRWLRAAEEEGLPEPHAMTLATAGSFSISCRVVLLRSFDPQGFLFFTNYNSRKAMDLERDPRAALSFFWPQQERQVRIEGKVEKVSAEESDRYFRERPRESQVGAWASDQSRMADDRAQVDERYARWTERFKDQAEVPRPLHWGGMRLRPVRIEFWQGRPSRLHDRLIFEHFNDGTWSRMRLQP from the coding sequence ATGGAACGCGAACGCTCGGTGGACCATCGGATCGATTACAGCAAGGCCGTGCTCCTGGAGAGCGAAGCAGGTGACGATCCGTTCGCGCTGTTCGGTCGCTGGCTGCGCGCCGCCGAGGAGGAGGGGCTGCCGGAGCCGCATGCCATGACGCTCGCCACGGCGGGCTCGTTCAGCATCAGTTGTCGCGTGGTGCTGCTGAGGTCCTTCGACCCGCAGGGCTTCTTGTTCTTCACCAACTACAACAGCCGCAAGGCCATGGACCTGGAGCGCGATCCGCGAGCGGCGCTGTCGTTCTTCTGGCCTCAGCAGGAGCGGCAGGTGCGCATCGAGGGCAAGGTGGAGAAGGTGAGCGCCGAGGAGAGCGACCGCTACTTCAGGGAGCGCCCGCGCGAGAGCCAGGTGGGGGCGTGGGCCAGCGACCAGAGCCGGATGGCCGACGACCGTGCCCAGGTGGATGAGCGCTACGCGCGGTGGACCGAGCGGTTCAAGGACCAGGCGGAGGTGCCGCGTCCGCTCCACTGGGGTGGCATGCGCCTGCGTCCGGTGCGCATCGAGTTCTGGCAGGGTCGGCCGAGCCGCCTGCATGACCGCCTGATCTTCGAGCACTTCAATGATGGCACCTGGAGCCGCATGCGGCTTCAGCCCTGA
- a CDS encoding methionyl-tRNA formyltransferase: MSAPRIVFMGTPPFAVSSLEALHTAGIPIAAVVTAPDRPAGRGRQLRASAVKEAAIRLGLPVLQPERLRDEGFLEALRACGADLFVVVAFRMLPEVVWRMPRLGTINLHASLLPRYRGAAPINWAVMHGERATGLTTFLIQQAIDTGDVLMQEPVPIGPDETAGELHDRMAAIGSDLLVRTVRALANGSLAARRQETLIEGGPLRDAPKLTPSNCRIDWSWPASKVHDHVRGLSPVPGAWTELVRADGVTEHFKVLRSERTGADARGVPGSVHDADTGLLVVCGEGVLRLLEVQPEGRRRMPAAAFRAGLRGSIHFK, translated from the coding sequence ATGAGCGCACCCCGCATCGTCTTCATGGGCACGCCGCCCTTCGCCGTCTCCTCGCTGGAAGCCTTGCACACCGCCGGGATCCCCATCGCGGCGGTGGTCACCGCGCCGGACCGGCCGGCGGGCCGGGGACGACAGCTGCGCGCTTCCGCGGTGAAGGAGGCCGCGATCCGGCTCGGCCTGCCCGTCCTGCAACCGGAGCGGCTGCGTGATGAAGGCTTCCTGGAGGCGCTCCGCGCGTGCGGTGCCGACCTCTTCGTGGTCGTCGCCTTCCGCATGCTTCCGGAGGTCGTATGGCGCATGCCCCGGCTGGGCACCATCAACCTGCATGCATCGCTGCTTCCCCGGTATCGTGGCGCCGCACCGATCAACTGGGCGGTGATGCACGGCGAGCGCGCCACCGGGCTCACCACCTTCCTCATCCAGCAGGCGATCGACACCGGTGACGTGCTGATGCAGGAGCCGGTCCCCATCGGTCCGGACGAGACCGCCGGCGAGCTGCACGACCGCATGGCCGCCATCGGATCGGACCTTCTGGTGCGCACCGTGCGTGCGCTGGCCAACGGCTCGCTGGCGGCGCGCCGGCAGGAGACCCTGATCGAAGGAGGGCCGCTGCGCGATGCGCCGAAGCTCACCCCGTCCAACTGCCGCATCGACTGGTCATGGCCGGCATCGAAGGTGCACGACCATGTGCGCGGGCTCTCCCCGGTGCCCGGGGCGTGGACGGAACTGGTGCGGGCGGATGGTGTCACCGAGCACTTCAAGGTGTTGCGCTCGGAGCGGACGGGTGCGGATGCGCGGGGTGTTCCCGGTTCGGTGCACGACGCCGACACAGGACTGCTGGTCGTGTGCGGCGAAGGGGTATTGCGGCTGTTGGAGGTGCAGCCCGAAGGGCGTCGCCGAATGCCCGCGGCCGCGTTCCGCGCGGGTTTGCGCGGGTCGATCCACTTCAAGTGA
- a CDS encoding SRPBCC domain-containing protein, producing MMGVEPAAQPARALKRALKERYQAEFYMRSTPSVLFELISTPSGFSEWFCDDVNVRGDEFAFEWGGDVQKALCIGRRAGELMRFRWLEDEDPGAYFELRIRIDPMTNDVALVVTDHAWPQDLESARQLWASQVAHLMRVIGS from the coding sequence ATGATGGGCGTGGAGCCCGCTGCGCAGCCGGCGCGTGCGCTGAAGCGAGCGTTGAAGGAGCGGTACCAGGCGGAGTTCTACATGCGTTCCACACCGAGTGTGCTGTTCGAGCTGATCAGTACCCCCAGCGGGTTCAGCGAATGGTTCTGCGATGACGTGAACGTTCGTGGGGACGAGTTCGCCTTCGAGTGGGGCGGTGACGTGCAGAAGGCGCTGTGCATCGGCCGCCGCGCCGGTGAGCTCATGCGCTTCCGCTGGCTGGAGGACGAGGACCCCGGGGCCTACTTCGAGCTGCGCATCCGCATCGACCCGATGACGAACGATGTGGCCCTGGTGGTGACGGACCACGCCTGGCCGCAGGACCTGGAGAGCGCACGTCAGCTCTGGGCCTCGCAGGTGGCGCACCTCATGCGGGTGATCGGCTCCTGA
- a CDS encoding DNA-3-methyladenine glycosylase: MRLDRSFYERPDVVGIARDLLGKVVHTRIDGAHVAGLITETEAYAGAEDRASHAFGGRRTERNASMYARGGTAYVYICYGIHHPFNIVTHTSGVPHAVLLRGVRILEGQATADVRRGKAGARTDGPGTAAQALGIHRSHDGTDLLGRSIWIADEGHGVDPADVRIGPRVGVDYAGRDALLPYRFRIVRL, encoded by the coding sequence ATGCGGCTGGACCGGAGCTTCTATGAACGGCCCGACGTGGTGGGCATCGCGCGTGACCTGCTGGGCAAGGTGGTGCACACCCGGATCGACGGTGCGCATGTCGCCGGCCTGATCACCGAGACGGAAGCGTACGCCGGAGCGGAGGACAGGGCCTCCCATGCGTTCGGCGGCAGGCGTACCGAGCGCAACGCGTCCATGTACGCGCGCGGCGGAACGGCCTATGTCTACATCTGTTACGGCATCCATCACCCCTTCAACATCGTGACCCACACCTCCGGTGTGCCCCATGCGGTGCTGCTGCGCGGCGTGCGCATCCTCGAAGGACAGGCCACCGCCGACGTTCGCCGCGGAAAAGCCGGCGCGCGTACGGACGGACCGGGCACCGCGGCACAGGCGCTCGGCATCCACCGGTCGCACGACGGCACCGACCTGCTGGGGCGGTCCATCTGGATCGCGGACGAAGGGCATGGGGTCGATCCCGCCGACGTGCGCATCGGTCCGCGCGTGGGTGTGGACTACGCAGGCCGCGATGCCCTGCTGCCCTACCGCTTCCGCATCGTGCGCTTGTGA